The genomic DNA CTCGCTTACCGTCCAGGTACTTCCCATCCCAGTAGGCGAGGTATTCCCCGCATTTGAGCGCGAGACTGTCCAACCGCTCCGACGACCCGCCCAACCTGGGCACCGCCACCACCTGTACCAGCACGTTGTAGATCTTCAGGCTCACCACCGGCTGACGTCCCCCGGTACAGACTTCGGGATCGATCGTGAACGGGATCGTCGTCGCCGGGAAAAATGGATTGGGGTAGTTCTCCTTCAGCTCGACGCGCGGCGGTGAAACGTTCGCCTGTGCAGCCACCGGGGAGCCCACCCCAACCAGTAGCCCGAGCCACCACCCCGGCCGCACCATCCGGACCATGGGCGCTCCTCTTCACACAAGTTGTCGAACGGTAAGCACCTCCGCGATGTCGGAGCGCAAGACGGGTATGTACAGGGAAGATGGCGGCGGCCGAGTCGGGGTGTCAAGCGTTCCGAAGATGCCTCACGTCTCCCACTCTGACGGTGATGCCCCGGCCGTCGGCCCATTCGAGCAGCGGGATCAGGTACTTCCGGCTGATCCCCAGCCGGTCGCGCAGCGCAGCCGGCACGATGTCCCCAGCGTGCCCCAGCTCCACCAGCGTCTGGCGAAAGTGGTCGAGTGCCCCCCGGGCGTAATAGCGGTCGCGCTCCACGGCCTCGACTCGGCCGCTGGCCGCGGCCAGCCGCAGTACCGCGCCCACGTCGGCCCGTCCGCTCTGGCGCTGGAGCTCGGCCAGACTCGGCGGGCTCAGGTGGGCGGCCTCGACGAGGCCGACGATCCGGTCGATCTCCTCCTCCCCACCGGCGACCCGCGGTGCGAAGCCCGCCAGCGCGGCCAGCCCCTCGAAGATCCGAATCCGACCGGGGGCGGACAGCTCGGCGAGCGCCGCTTCAACCAGCGACTCGGACCCGTCGAGCGACCGGCGCAGCGTCTCCAGCGGCATGCCGCGATCGCTCGGATGTGAGCGATGATACGCCTTGAGGACCTCCAGTGCCCGCGCGGCGATCGCCTCGACCACTCCCGCGCCAAGCCAGAGCTCCCCCACCCGCCGCGACGATGCCTCCCGGGCGGCGCTCTCCGCCGCGCCACGCGGGACTCCAAGTATGATCGGGAGCGCCGCCACCGGTATGCCGCCGGGATGCCGCTCGAGCAACGCGCCGAGTCGCTCGGCAGGGCGCCGGGAAGCGAGCGCCACGGGCCAGGTGCTTCGTCGGCCAGGAGGCTGGGGATCCAGCACCCGGCCGCCGCCGATCGTGGTCACCGGGCTGTAGCTCCGGAGCACGAAGCGATCCTCGCCCCGGGCCACCAGTGGCTCCTCCAGCCTGACCCGCGCGAGGCCGCTGCCGCCGGGCTCGATGGACGCGCGTGGTATGACCCGGGCCATCGCTTCCGCCGTCCCCAGATGGAAGCGTACCCGGGTCCGGTTGACCAATGGACGAGGCGCGTCCGGCTGGAGCGTGATCTCCACATCGAGCGCGCTGGCAGGAAGCCACGCCGAGCCGGGCGTGACTACCATCGCGCCCCGCTGCACATCGCTGCGCTCGATCCCCGCGATACCGAGCGCGGTGCGGGCGCCGGGCTCACTCCGGGCGAGGGAGCAGCCGTAGGATTCGATCGAGCGCACCTTCCCCTCCAAGCCGGAAGGCAGCAGCAGCACCGGATCACCCATGGCGACGCGGCCGGACCAGACCGTGCCGGTGACCACCGTGCCGACGCCCGCGACCGAGAAGGCACGGTCGACTGGCAGCCGGAAGAGATCGGCCACCGAGCGCTCTGGCAGCTCCGCCGCCAGGCTGGCCAGGCGGGAGCGGAGCTCCTCGATCCCTTGTCCCGTCTTCGCAGAGACGGCGATGGGAGCCTCGAAGCCGACCGATGAGGACGCCAAGCGCTGCGCGACCTCCGCCATCACCAGCTCGAGCCACTCGGGCTCGACCAGATCGGCCTTAGTGAGCACCGGGATCGCGGCGCGGATGCCGAGCTGCTCGAGCACCGTCAGATGCTCCACCGTCTGGGGCATGATCCCTTCGTCCGCCGCCACCACCAGCAGCGCCAGGTCGATCCCCGACGCGCCTGCCACCATGGTGCGCACGAAGTCTTCGTGCCCGGGTACATCGACCACACCCGCCACCAGATCGGCCCCGAGCGGCAGGGGCGCAAAGTTGAGGTCGATCGTGATGCCGCGCCGGCGCTCCTCCGCCAGCCGGTCCATCGGCCGGCCGGTCAGCGCCGTGATCAGGGCCGACTTCCCGTGGTCGATGTGGCCCGCCGTGCCCACGATCATGCGGCGGCCCAGGATCGGCGGGTCCAGAACTCGAGGGCCGGAAGCTCGGCCTCCTCCGCGAGATGATGACGGATGTAGCGGGCCAGGAGCCGCCGGTGCGCCGCCGCGTGCTTTGCGTCCAGCAGCGGAAGCGGTGCCTCGGGATCCAGCAGAGCAACGAGATCCGCACGCGCCTGCTCGGGAAGCTGGGTGGCGCCGACCTGCGCGGCGCAGGTGGAGCAGAGCGCTCCGCCTTCTCTGGCGTTGAAGGCGAGCGGCCCTGACGGGAGCAGCCGAGTCCCGTCACGGATGCAGGCATCGAGCGACGGAGCGAAGCCGAGCACGCTCACCAGATGCCAGAGGCTGCGGAAGCCGAGCGCCTCGACCTCCCCCCTCGGCGCGGTCTCCAGCCGTGCCAGCGCATCACGAAACAGATCGAAGCTCTCGGGATGCCGGTCCGCCGGGGCAAAGCGGAGCATCACTTCAGCCAGGGCCGAAGCGGTGGCGTACCGCTCGAGATCGGAGGCGAGGCCATGGAAAAGGTGGGTCAGGTCGAACGCGGTGAGCACGTGCAGCTCGCGGTGCTCTTTGGTGAGAAACTGAGCCTGCCCCTCGCTGAGGACCTGGAGGGCGGCCCCGAACCGACTCCTGGGTCGCAGCGCGCCCTTGGCGATCGCATTCTGGACCCCGAGCTCCCGGGTGGCCAGGCGCACCACCTTCGAGGTCTCGCTGTAGCGCACCGTCGAAAGCACGATCGCGCGAGTGGTCACCAGGGGCATCGGCTTACTCCGGGGGGATCTGCACCACGGCCGCGCCGGAGGGGCAATCTCCCAGGGTGATGGTCCGCAGCTCGGCCAGGTCGGGGCCCAGGACGTGAGCCTTCCCCGGCCTTCCGGCCCGGCACGGACCAGCTTCGATGGCGTAGATCCGGTTTCGGCTGTCCACCGCCACGGCCGAATTGGAGGGGATCGGCACGCCGTCGCCCGCCCCGCGCACCACCTTGTTGCTGTCGGTGTCGAACACCAGCAGCCCCTCGACGTAGGAGCTGGCGTAGACCTTGGAATCGGCATCGGCGGCGACGCTGCCGGGGTTGGCGCCGAAGCCGGAGAAGCTGGCGGTCTCGACCCGGGCCACCGGATCCACGATCGAGAGCCGCCCTTCGTCCTGGTTGGAGCTGCCCGTGCTCATGACGTACATGAGACCGTTCACGGCAACCGTGGCGAACCCCGCGTTCCCCGGCCCAGTGAGCGGAATCGAGTCGCGGCCGGAGGCCAGCTTGTTGCTCGCCGGGTCGACCACGCTGAGCCAGCCCGGCCCTATGGTGACCAGCGTATCGTCCAGCTTGCCGCTCAGGACGAACAGCCTGCCCCGGGTGAAGATCAGCCCTCGCGGGTGGCGGCCCACCACCAGCTCCGCGGTGGTACCCTCGAGGTAGTTCACCCGCGAGACGCTGTTGAGGTTGGGATTGGCCACGTAAGCGATCGAGTCGTCGATGACCGCCGAGCCGGTCGCGCCGGAGCTGTCCGGCAACGCCACCCGCCGGACCACCGCCCGCGTCCGGAGGTCCACCACGGCCACCGCATCGGCCAGCCCGAGTGGCACGATGGCCATGGCCCCGCGAGCGGAGACCCCGGTGGGGGTAGACCCGGTCCCGCCGAGCGGCACCGACGCCGCCGAGGACGGATCATCCACCGGCACGATGCTGAGCGTGTTGGCCGTCCGGTTCACGGCGAGCAGCACCTCCTGCGGCTCCGGCAGCGGCGCGTTGGTATCGGCGCAGCCGGCGAGGAGAGCGACGCTGAGCGGGAGCGTGGACCACCGTGGGTGACTCATGGGATCTGAAAGATGGGGGTATCGGGGAGGGTGCGGCCAGGTCTCACTCGGGAGGGAGGTCTCCCTCGGGTGACTCACCCGTGCGGAGCGGTACCACCTGGGGCGAGCCGTCCGCCCAGGTGGTGACCGCGACCGGCCACTGGAAGACCCGCCCCAACGTCTCCCGCGTGAGCACGGCCCGCGGCATGCCCTCCGCCACCACCTGCCCGCCGCTCAGCAGGAGCATGTGATCGGCGAAGCGGGCGGCGAGATTGAGGTGATGGGTGATGACCAAGCCGGCGAGTCCGCCATCCACCAGCCGCCGGATCAGCTCGAACAGCTCCATCTCGTGCCGCACGTCGAGGGAGGCGGTCGGCTCGTCGAGCACCAGGGCGCGCGGCTCCTGGGCCAGTGCCCGCGCGACCCGCACCCGCTGCCACTCCCCGCCGGACAGCGAATCGGTGGACCGGTCCGCCAGCTCCACGACGTCGCATCGCTCGAGCGCGGAGTGGACTGCCGCCCGATCGGCCGCGCCGGGCGCGGACCACGGCCCCAGTCTGGCGTAGCGCCCCAACATCACGGTCTCCTGCACCAGGAGTGGAAACGCCACCTCCTCCCGCTGCGGAACGACCGCGACGATGCGCGCCAGCTCACCCCGGCGCCATTCCCGCAGCGGGCGGCCCTCGACCAGCACGGTCCCCTGCTCCAGCGGCAGCAGTCCCGAGAGTGCGCGGACCAGGGTCGTCTTCCCGCTGCCGTTGGGCCCCACCACCGCGACCAGCCGGGCACCAGCCACCGCGCAGCTCACGCCCTCCAGCGCAAGGTGGGGAGACGGGCCATAGCGCACCGTAAGGTCCCGTGCTTCCAGGATCACGCCAGCGTTCTCCGCAACAGCAGCGCGAACAAGGGAACGCCGACCAGCGCCGTGATCACCCCGACGGGGAGCTCCAGTGGCCGCACCACGGTGCGCGATACGACGTCGGAGAGGACCAGGAAGCAGCCGCCGGCCACGAACGCGATCGGCAGCAGGGTGCGATGGATCGGGCGGGAGACCATGCGGACCGCGTGGGGCACGACGAGCCCGACGAATCCGATGATCCCACAGGCCGCCACGCTCGCGGCCGTGAGCAGCGCGGTGCAGAGATACACCAGCCGCCGGGTGCGCTCGACCTCCGCTCCGAGGTGATGCGCCGGCTCCTCGCCCAGGGCGATCAGGTCCAGACCCCGCGCGCTCAGTCCGATCACGATCAGCGGCGGCACGGCGTAGCTGGCGAACACCGCCAGCGCCTGCCAGGAGGCGGCACCGAAGCCACCCAACAGCCAGAGAAACGCGTTCCGGGTGGTGGCGGAATCGGAGACCACGATGATGGCGCTCATGAGCGCTCCGGCGAATGCTCCCACCACCACGCCCGAGAGCAACAGCACCCGCGGGTCCAGCCGGTGACCCGCCACCAGGCTCAGCCGGTAGACCAGGGCCACGGCGGCGAGCGCGCCGAGAAAGGCGGCGAGCGGCACAGCCCAGGGACCCGCCGCGCGGCTCGCGATGGCCAGCACCGCGCCGAGGCCCGCGCCGCCGGAGAGTCCCAGCAGGTACGGCTCGGCCAGAGGATTTCGGATCATCGCCTGTAGGGCGGCGCCGCACACCGCGAGGCTCCCGCCGACGAGGAAGGCGAGCAGCACCCGGGGCGCCCGGAGCTCGCGCACGATGACGCTCGCCTGGGCATCCGGCCGGTGGAGGCCGGCCCAGACCTCGCCAAGCGAGAGCGGCACCGTACCCGCGCCGAGTCCGATCACCAGGCACGCGGCTACCAGCAGGGCCAGCAGCGCGACGCGCGGGCCGCTCACCGGGATGCGCTCCGGATGCGCGCCGCCAGCTCCCGCACCGCCACCGGCGCCCGCGGACTCGGCCGGTTGAACTCCGACCCGGTGATCCTGAGGAAATGGTGCTCCCGGACCGCCCGGACCACTTGCCACTCGGGTCGCGTGGCAAACGACGGCGGCCCGTCGGTGGTGGTCAGGATGAGATCGGGATCTCTCACCGCCACGGCTTCGATGCTGACCGTGCCGGCGGTCTTCCGAAGATCGGCAAAGAGGTTCCTGCCGCCCGCGCGCTCCACCAGCTCGTTCAGGAAACTCTGGCCGATGGTCATCGGCGGCTGCTCCCATACCAGGAGGAGCACCTTGGGCCGGGGTCCGCTGACTCGAGGCGCCGCCGCAGCGAGTGCGGTGTCGAACACGGCGATGACCGAATCGGCGCCGCGCATGTGGCCGGTGAAGCGTCCCAGCAGTCGGCCGACGCGCCCCACATCACTCAAGGCGTCGGTGTTGAGCCGGAGTGCCGCGACGCCGAGCCGCCGGAGCCGCGTCGCGGCCGGCGCGTTCTGGGCGGAGTTGTAGAGGATGACCAGATCGGGATGGACCGCGAGGATGGCCTCGAGATTGGGATTGATCCCATCCCCGAGATTGGTGACTGCGGCGGCCGCCGGCGGATAGTCACACCAGGTGGTACGCCCGACTAGCGCCTCCCCTGCCCCGATGGCGAAGAGGAGCTCGGTGGTGGCCGGGATCAGCGAGGCGATTCGGTGGGCCGGCGCGGGCACCGTCACAGTGTCGCCTGCGTCGTCCACCAGCCGAAGCGAGCCCGTGGGCCGCGAGGCGGCGCGGCACCCGCCGGAGGCGAGACCCAGGACCAGCCCCGCGGCCACCGCGCCGAGCCCGAGAACGCGAAGCGCGAGAGACCTGCTCACCGTGCCCCGCTCCGGTTCGCCAGGGACGATGCCAGCTCGTCCTTGAGCCGGGCCCGCTCGGACTGATACCGCTGCCACTCCTCGGTGGGGGTCTCCTGCTCCTTGCCGGCGTAGCGCGCGTCCAGCATGGCGATGGCGTCGAGTGCCGGCTCCAGCGCTGGCGCCGGGGCGGGCTGACGGAGAATCCGCCAGGCCGCCAGCACGAGCGTTAGCCCGACCGCGGCCACCAGGCCGGCCAGCAGGGTGACCGGGGTACGGGGCAGCAGGGGCAGGTGAAGGCGTACGGAGCCGCCTGGCGGCACCACGCCGGTCCAGCGGAGGAACGATCGGCCTTCGATGACCTGGCTGTCGGCCAATGCCAGCGTGCCGCCGGACACCGTAGCGCCGCGCTCTTCCACCAGCAGGTTGACTCGCCCGCCGGTGCGCCCGATGGGGAAGTCGACCACCGGGCGACCCGGTGGGATCAGATACTCAAGGGAGAGCTGTTTCTGTCCCGGCGCAATCGGCGCGGAGACTAGCGCGGAGTCGTGCTGGCGGCGGACGGCCTCGGGAGAGACATCGCTCTCGCCCAGCTCGAGACCGGTGCTGGCGGCCGGCAGCGGCAGGCTCCAGGAGGCCCGCAGGCTATCCGGCGCCACCCGGGCCCGGAGGCCCGAGTTGAGCAGCACGACCAGATCCAGCACCGCGCGCGACCCATTTTCGCTGGGCCGCGGCACCACGATGTGCCGGGCTTCCAGGGTGACCGGCGCCGAGCTGGAGGTGTCGTACACCGCCAGGGCGATGGCGGTGTCGGGACGGGCGGGGTTGGTATGGACGGGGGTGGAGAAGTATTCGATTCCGCCATACCGCGCGCTCAGCAGGTAGATGGCGGTGGTGTCGGCGCGGAAGCGGAAGCGGAAGCGGCCCCGCGCATCGGCGCGGGTGGAATCGACGGCTCCCTGGAGCTGCCGGCCGACCCGGTGGAGCAGCACGCGCGCGCCGGCGAGCCGGGTGGTGTCCCGTTCGTGGGGGACCACGACCGATCCCGCCACCAGGGTCGAGGGGGCCGGGGTCTGCGCCGCTGCCGGCCGTGCCCCGCCCAGTCCGAGCAGCAGTGTGACGAAGAGCCTACGGATTGAACTTGCCGAAATCCTGCGGGTCCATCTTCTCGAGGTAGTCTTTGAGCTTGTCGGCCTCGAGCGAGGGATCGGGAGAGGGCTCGTCGGTCTCGACTCCGCTCTGGTCCAGCAGCTGGTCGCTGGTGAAGATCGGCGCCCGCATCCGAAGCGCGAGCGCGATACTGTCCGAGGGCCGCGCATCCACCTGGAAGACATGGTCTTCGCGCCGGATGAGGAGCTCGGCGAAGTAGGTGTTCTCCTTGACCGCGCTGATGACCACGCGGCGGAGGTCGCCGCCGAGGCCGACCAGGATCTGCTTGAGTAGATCGTGGGTCAGCGGGCGCTGCGCCTTCATGCCCTGGAGCTCCATCGCGATGGCGCTGGCCTCCGCGGGGCCGATCCAGATGGGGAGCACCCGGGTGCCGTCTTTCTCCCGGAGGATCACGACCGGTGTGTTGGTCGTGCGGTCCAGGCCCAGGTGCGCCACCGTCACTTCGATCATACCGTTACGTGCCGGCGTCCCAGCTCGCCAGGTATTCTGCCTGCTCGGGCGTGAGGGTGTCGATGGCGATCCCCATGCTCTGAAGCTTGAGTCGCGCGATCTCCTGATCCACCGAGACCGGCAGCCGGTGGACCGCCTTGCTCAAGCTCTTCCATTCCTTGGCCAGCAGCTCCGCGGCCAGCGCCTGGTTGGCGAAGGACATGTCCATGACGCTGGCCGGGTGCCCTTCGGCAGCGGCAAGATTGATCAGCCGCCCCTCGCCCAGCACCATGATCCGCTTGCCCTTCACCACGAACTCCTCGACCATGTTGCGCACTTCCCGCCGCTCGCTGGCGATCCGGCCGAGCCCTTCGAGGTCCAACTCGACGTTGAAGTGCCCGGAGTTGGCCACGATGGCGCCGTCCTTCATGCGGGCAAAGTGCTCCGGCCGGACCACGTGAAGATTGCCGGTGAGGGTGACGAAGAGATCGCCCAGCGGCGCCGCGTCGGCCATCGGCATGACCTGGAAGCCATCCATCCGCGCCTCCAGCGCCGGCAGAGGATCGACTTCCGTCACGATGACGTGGGCCCCCGCTCCTCGTGCACGGCTGGCCACACCTCGGCCGCACCACCCGTAGCCGGCCACCACCACGGTGCTCCCCGCGAGCAGCAGGTTGGTGGCGCGGACGATGCCGTCCAGCGTCGACTGGCCGGTGCCGTAGCGGTTGTCGAACATGTGCTTGGTGTTGGAGTCGTTCACCGCGACGATGGGGAACTGGAGGATGCCCTCCTTGGCCATCGCTTTGAGACGGATGACGCCGGTCGTGGTCTCCTCGGTCGATCCCCGCACCGCGCCGACCAGCGCCTGGCGCTCGGCCGCCGACAGGCCTTCCACCCACTTCCGGATCGGCGGGGCCAGGTCATCCAGCCGGTTGAGCGCGATCATGTGGAGCGAGCCCACCAGGTCGGCACCGTCGTCCTGGGTCATGTCGGGCCCGAACGCGAGCGCCTGCGCGATGTGGGTGTAGTAGGTCTCGTGCCCTTCGCCCTTGATGGCGTACACGTGGACCCCATGGTCCCGCACCAGGTGCGCCGCCACGTCGTCCTGGGTGGAGAGCGGATTGGAGGCGCAGAGCGCGATCTCGGCACCGGCCGCCCGCAGCGTGGCCATCAGATTGGCCGTTTCGGTGGTGACGTGGAGACAGGCCGAGAGCTTGAGCCCCTTGAGCGGCTGCTCCTTACCGAAGCGGGCGCGGATCTGCCGGAGCACCGGCATGGAGCGCTCGGACCATTCCGTCCGGCGCTTCCCCTCGTCGGCCAGCGCGATGGACTTGATGTCGTGCGATACGGTGTCGGTGTGGACGCTCATGCGCTCCTCAACGGGCGGCCGACAGCAGATCCCTCACGCGGTCGGTACGCTCCCAGGTGAAATAGTCGACCTTCATCTCTTTCCCATCACCCTTGTACAGGCCGGTGAAGGGCTTGCGGCCGAAGTGTCCGTAGCTCGCCGTCTGCCTGTAAATTGGCCGTTTGAGCTTGAGCACGTCAATGATCCCTTTCGGCGTCAGGTCGAATACCTGATCCACGATCTTCTCCAGCCGGGCGTCGGGCATCACTCCGGTGCCGAAAGTCTGGACCATGATCGAGACCGGCTGGGCCACGCCGATGGCGTAGGCGATCTGCACCTCGCATCGGCGGGCCAGCTTGGCCTCGACGATGTTCTTGGCCACCCAGCGCGCGGCGTAGGCCGCCGAGCGATCGACCTTGGAGGGGTCTTTCCCGCTGAATGCGCCACCACCGTGGCGTGCCATGCCGCCGTAGGTGTCCACGATGATCTTGCGCCCGGTGAGCCCCGCGTCGCCGTGAGGACCGCCGATGACGAACCGACCGGTCGGATTGATCAGGAATTTG from Gemmatimonadales bacterium includes the following:
- a CDS encoding T9SS type A sorting domain-containing protein codes for the protein MVRMVRPGWWLGLLVGVGSPVAAQANVSPPRVELKENYPNPFFPATTIPFTIDPEVCTGGRQPVVSLKIYNVLVQVVAVPRLGGSSERLDSLALKCGEYLAYWDGKYLDGKREATPGVYYYQLTVDGERYTRKMIAQRKVTSQQ
- the selB gene encoding selenocysteine-specific translation elongation factor — protein: MIVGTAGHIDHGKSALITALTGRPMDRLAEERRRGITIDLNFAPLPLGADLVAGVVDVPGHEDFVRTMVAGASGIDLALLVVAADEGIMPQTVEHLTVLEQLGIRAAIPVLTKADLVEPEWLELVMAEVAQRLASSSVGFEAPIAVSAKTGQGIEELRSRLASLAAELPERSVADLFRLPVDRAFSVAGVGTVVTGTVWSGRVAMGDPVLLLPSGLEGKVRSIESYGCSLARSEPGARTALGIAGIERSDVQRGAMVVTPGSAWLPASALDVEITLQPDAPRPLVNRTRVRFHLGTAEAMARVIPRASIEPGGSGLARVRLEEPLVARGEDRFVLRSYSPVTTIGGGRVLDPQPPGRRSTWPVALASRRPAERLGALLERHPGGIPVAALPIILGVPRGAAESAAREASSRRVGELWLGAGVVEAIAARALEVLKAYHRSHPSDRGMPLETLRRSLDGSESLVEAALAELSAPGRIRIFEGLAALAGFAPRVAGGEEEIDRIVGLVEAAHLSPPSLAELQRQSGRADVGAVLRLAAASGRVEAVERDRYYARGALDHFRQTLVELGHAGDIVPAALRDRLGISRKYLIPLLEWADGRGITVRVGDVRHLRNA
- the recO gene encoding DNA repair protein RecO, with the translated sequence MPLVTTRAIVLSTVRYSETSKVVRLATRELGVQNAIAKGALRPRSRFGAALQVLSEGQAQFLTKEHRELHVLTAFDLTHLFHGLASDLERYATASALAEVMLRFAPADRHPESFDLFRDALARLETAPRGEVEALGFRSLWHLVSVLGFAPSLDACIRDGTRLLPSGPLAFNAREGGALCSTCAAQVGATQLPEQARADLVALLDPEAPLPLLDAKHAAAHRRLLARYIRHHLAEEAELPALEFWTRRSWAAA
- a CDS encoding ABC transporter ATP-binding protein translates to MILEARDLTVRYGPSPHLALEGVSCAVAGARLVAVVGPNGSGKTTLVRALSGLLPLEQGTVLVEGRPLREWRRGELARIVAVVPQREEVAFPLLVQETVMLGRYARLGPWSAPGAADRAAVHSALERCDVVELADRSTDSLSGGEWQRVRVARALAQEPRALVLDEPTASLDVRHEMELFELIRRLVDGGLAGLVITHHLNLAARFADHMLLLSGGQVVAEGMPRAVLTRETLGRVFQWPVAVTTWADGSPQVVPLRTGESPEGDLPPE
- a CDS encoding iron ABC transporter permease translates to MSGPRVALLALLVAACLVIGLGAGTVPLSLGEVWAGLHRPDAQASVIVRELRAPRVLLAFLVGGSLAVCGAALQAMIRNPLAEPYLLGLSGGAGLGAVLAIASRAAGPWAVPLAAFLGALAAVALVYRLSLVAGHRLDPRVLLLSGVVVGAFAGALMSAIIVVSDSATTRNAFLWLLGGFGAASWQALAVFASYAVPPLIVIGLSARGLDLIALGEEPAHHLGAEVERTRRLVYLCTALLTAASVAACGIIGFVGLVVPHAVRMVSRPIHRTLLPIAFVAGGCFLVLSDVVSRTVVRPLELPVGVITALVGVPLFALLLRRTLA
- a CDS encoding helical backbone metal receptor, with the protein product MSRSLALRVLGLGAVAAGLVLGLASGGCRAASRPTGSLRLVDDAGDTVTVPAPAHRIASLIPATTELLFAIGAGEALVGRTTWCDYPPAAAAVTNLGDGINPNLEAILAVHPDLVILYNSAQNAPAATRLRRLGVAALRLNTDALSDVGRVGRLLGRFTGHMRGADSVIAVFDTALAAAAPRVSGPRPKVLLLVWEQPPMTIGQSFLNELVERAGGRNLFADLRKTAGTVSIEAVAVRDPDLILTTTDGPPSFATRPEWQVVRAVREHHFLRITGSEFNRPSPRAPVAVRELAARIRSASR
- a CDS encoding bifunctional nuclease family protein, whose product is MIEVTVAHLGLDRTTNTPVVILREKDGTRVLPIWIGPAEASAIAMELQGMKAQRPLTHDLLKQILVGLGGDLRRVVISAVKENTYFAELLIRREDHVFQVDARPSDSIALALRMRAPIFTSDQLLDQSGVETDEPSPDPSLEADKLKDYLEKMDPQDFGKFNP
- the ahcY gene encoding adenosylhomocysteinase, with product MSVHTDTVSHDIKSIALADEGKRRTEWSERSMPVLRQIRARFGKEQPLKGLKLSACLHVTTETANLMATLRAAGAEIALCASNPLSTQDDVAAHLVRDHGVHVYAIKGEGHETYYTHIAQALAFGPDMTQDDGADLVGSLHMIALNRLDDLAPPIRKWVEGLSAAERQALVGAVRGSTEETTTGVIRLKAMAKEGILQFPIVAVNDSNTKHMFDNRYGTGQSTLDGIVRATNLLLAGSTVVVAGYGWCGRGVASRARGAGAHVIVTEVDPLPALEARMDGFQVMPMADAAPLGDLFVTLTGNLHVVRPEHFARMKDGAIVANSGHFNVELDLEGLGRIASERREVRNMVEEFVVKGKRIMVLGEGRLINLAAAEGHPASVMDMSFANQALAAELLAKEWKSLSKAVHRLPVSVDQEIARLKLQSMGIAIDTLTPEQAEYLASWDAGT